One part of the Marinobacter sp. M3C genome encodes these proteins:
- a CDS encoding TRAP transporter small permease, protein MVTSLTVIAKTSKWRAFCLCCDKIDRNAERWLLLTFYALIILTIAIEVFRRFVMSYSSPWGEEVARYAFIYLAWLAASAAVRDRAHIRIDVLVNLGGPSMKRLAWWFADIATLVLAVWALWLSISPIITSINFGSITPGLRVSQAIFLAAVPFGFTLIVTRVLQSMVADIGRMRRGESVFDGKKLFD, encoded by the coding sequence ATGGTTACTTCGTTGACAGTAATAGCTAAAACGTCAAAATGGAGAGCGTTCTGTTTATGCTGCGACAAAATTGATCGTAATGCTGAACGCTGGCTGCTATTAACCTTCTACGCACTCATTATTTTGACAATTGCCATCGAAGTCTTTCGACGTTTCGTAATGAGCTACTCCTCGCCATGGGGCGAGGAAGTTGCGCGGTATGCCTTCATTTATCTGGCCTGGCTTGCTGCTTCGGCAGCAGTCAGGGATCGCGCGCACATTCGTATCGACGTGTTAGTCAACCTTGGCGGTCCTAGTATGAAGCGTCTCGCTTGGTGGTTTGCAGATATTGCGACACTTGTACTGGCTGTATGGGCATTGTGGTTGTCGATTTCTCCTATTATTACCTCCATAAACTTTGGGTCGATAACGCCTGGTTTACGCGTTTCGCAGGCTATCTTTTTGGCTGCAGTGCCGTTCGGTTTCACATTAATTGTAACGCGAGTGTTGCAGTCAATGGTGGCGGACATAGGCCGAATGCGTCGCGGAGAATCAGTATTTGATGGCAAGAAACTGTTTGATTGA
- the dctP gene encoding TRAP transporter substrate-binding protein DctP — protein sequence MSVSILDPRTVAVRRGLLDGPVRTPEDISGIKFRVPSSQILQKVYRMLGANPTPIAWGETSSAMQQGVADALDPSVQALLVFGFTDVLQSISTIQSVADAQVYTCNKEWFDSLSVPIQDGVMQAAETTFRENLAKVPAARAYAYNQMRQAGVDVYSPTADEIEQWSARCGHQLSDWNDTKLELAGSMEVFEKLLAATEEYNGYFVDSNS from the coding sequence ATGTCTGTATCGATCCTCGATCCTCGAACCGTGGCCGTTCGTCGTGGTCTTCTGGATGGCCCGGTGAGGACCCCAGAAGATATTAGTGGTATCAAGTTCCGCGTGCCATCCTCGCAAATCTTGCAAAAGGTTTACCGTATGCTTGGTGCTAATCCAACGCCGATTGCGTGGGGTGAAACTTCCTCCGCTATGCAGCAGGGCGTAGCAGACGCTCTAGATCCCAGCGTTCAAGCTCTGTTGGTTTTCGGCTTCACGGACGTCTTGCAGAGTATTTCCACTATCCAGTCGGTTGCTGATGCTCAGGTTTACACCTGCAATAAGGAGTGGTTTGACTCACTCTCCGTTCCCATTCAGGACGGCGTCATGCAAGCCGCTGAGACGACCTTCCGTGAAAATCTTGCCAAGGTTCCAGCGGCTCGTGCTTACGCTTACAACCAGATGCGTCAAGCGGGTGTTGACGTCTACTCACCCACCGCTGACGAGATTGAGCAATGGAGCGCGCGTTGTGGTCACCAACTGTCGGATTGGAATGACACCAAGCTTGAGTTGGCTGGTTCAATGGAGGTTTTCGAAAAATTATTAGCAGCTACGGAGGAGTACAATGGTTACTTCGTTGACAGTAATAGCTAA